The Acidobacteriota bacterium genome includes the window CAGGTAGGCCACCAGAGCGAGCAGGCGGTAGAAGATCGCCAGCGTCGGCATCTGCTGTTGCGTGACGGGGTCGAGGACCGCGGCGATCGCGAGTCCGGCGGGATATCCCGCCAGGCCTCCCGCGTAGGTCGCCGCCTCCACGATGGCTCGCGCCGCGGTCCCGAGCAGCAGACCCACCAGCAGCTCGCCCGCCACGAGGGTGCCGGGCCCGGCGGTCGCTCTTGGCGCGGGTGCGACCGGAGCGAGCAGGACCGTGAGGACGAACGCCAGGGCGATCCGGGCGCGCACCGGCACCGCCACCGATCCGACGATCGGCGCCACCGCGACGAAGGCGCTGATGCGGAGCATCAACGCGAACGCCGGGAGAAGGCCGTCGAACGGGATCGGGACGGTGATCGGGGTCACTTCAGGCTCCGAGTGTGGCGATGATGTCGAAGATCTGCCGGGCGAAGCCGACGAGCAGCCGCAGGATCCAGTTCAGGGACAAGGTCAGGGCCAGGAAAACGGCCAGGATCTTGGGGATGAACGTGATGGTGATGTCCTGGATCGAGGTGGCGACCTGCAGGACGCTCACGACGATGCCCACCAGCATTCCCGCCATCAGCATCGGCAGACCGACCAAGAGCGTGATGCGCATCGCCTCGCGCCCGATCGTGATGACCATCATTTCGTTCATGGTTCGGCGGACCCTCCCCGATCACCTGAAGCCGGCGACGAGCGAGCCCGCCAGGAGACTCCACCCGTCGACGAGAATGAATAGGAGCACCTTGAACGGCAGGGAGACCATGACCGGCGGCAGCATCATCATTCCCATCGAGAGCAGGACCGAGGCGACCACCAGGTCGATGACGAGGAACGGCAGAAACAGCAAGAAACCGATCTCGAACCCCGTCCGGAGCTCGGAGATGACGAACGCCGGGACGACCACACGGAGCGGCAGGTCGTCGGGCCCGCGCGGGGTCTCGACGTGCGCCATGTTGACGAACAGGGCGAGATCGGCCTTGCGGGTGTGGTGAAGCATGAAGTCCTTCAGCGGGACCGAGGCCGCCTGCAACGCCTCGACGGTGTCGATCGCCCCCTCGTTGTAGGGGACCCACGCCTCGTCATGGACCTCGTCGAGCACGGGGGCCATCACGAACAAGGTCATGAAAAGAGCGAGTCCGATCAGGACCTGATTGGGCGGCATCTGGGGCGTGCCCAGCGCCTGGCGCAGGAAATGCAGGGCGATGACGAACCGGACGAAGCAGGTCATCAGCAGCAGGATCGAGGGCGCCACCGCCAGGACGGTGAGCAGCACCAGGATCCGCAGGGCCGTCGATCCCGGGGCC containing:
- a CDS encoding type III secretion protein encodes the protein MTPITVPIPFDGLLPAFALMLRISAFVAVAPIVGSVAVPVRARIALAFVLTVLLAPVAPAPRATAGPGTLVAGELLVGLLLGTAARAIVEAATYAGGLAGYPAGLAIAAVLDPVTQQQMPTLAIFYRLLALVAYLTLGGHREFLAVLARSYEIVPVGGSTLAQPWLPGAVALTGRVLVLGLRLAAPILVAGLLVDLCLMLV
- a CDS encoding flagellar biosynthetic protein FliQ, which translates into the protein MNEMMVITIGREAMRITLLVGLPMLMAGMLVGIVVSVLQVATSIQDITITFIPKILAVFLALTLSLNWILRLLVGFARQIFDIIATLGA
- the fliP gene encoding flagellar biosynthetic protein FliP codes for the protein MGRRAILAGLLIGILAAGTVAQAAPDGASIELRLNDGAGAPGSTALRILVLLTVLAVAPSILLLMTCFVRFVIALHFLRQALGTPQMPPNQVLIGLALFMTLFVMAPVLDEVHDEAWVPYNEGAIDTVEALQAASVPLKDFMLHHTRKADLALFVNMAHVETPRGPDDLPLRVVVPAFVISELRTGFEIGFLLFLPFLVIDLVVASVLLSMGMMMLPPVMVSLPFKVLLFILVDGWSLLAGSLVAGFR